The Ziziphus jujuba cultivar Dongzao chromosome 1, ASM3175591v1 genome segment tttcgaaaaaaaaaaaaaaaaaactctccaaacacatttagtatttttttacaagatttttttgaaactttttaatagattttttaaacaatttcttACAACGTTAAATTTgctttcaattaataatttttcctttatttaacCATATCTATGTTTAGGTGTTaaatgacaataaaaataaatgccCTATCAAGTTCAAggtaattttttaatatcaatatatatatatatataaatatgtatataatataaatatatatgtatatattcaagGTAATCTTCaaggtaatatatatttatatatgtacatataaaagttttttttttttttttttttttgggattaagAAAGAGTAGTgcttaaaaattctttttattttttattttttttattgggaaaTGTTTGATTGTAAAGTGAgaatcttttcccttttttttaaaacttttttcattGGAAGATCCTAAAAAGGACATTACAAAGTTGATTCAGTTTAAATTAATGCAAACAAGATATTAACATAAACAACTCaccaaaaaaagattttaaaataaataaataaatgaaacatGCCATATAATAATCTATATGCCACGCGTCCACACCTCAGTAATAATCGATTTGTTGGTAATAACTaatgaatggaaaaaaaaaaaaacacaaattaaatagaaagaaacctttactcaaaaaaaaaaaaaaaaaagcaaaaaacaaaaaacaaaaaaaatagaaagaaacctAATAAAATAACCcgaaaattgcttaaaaaaataaataaataaccccaaatttctaccttttttttttttttttttgaaaagaaataaccacaaatttatatgaaaacGAAAATACCAATTCCATATTAAGACCAGAGAAGAAGTAGAAAATTTCCCAATTAGataatagatattaaaaatatccatatttaaaaaaaatcctttttttttttcttttttttccatttccatatctggctataaaataatttgaaaagatcTTTAACCAGAATTTCCGTTTACCGGAGTACACGAAGAGCGAGCGGCATTGCCGGCCTCATGAAATTCCTCAacgccaaaaaataaaataaaaatccgtatatttttatataaaaaccgTAACCTAGACAATATCCGAAGAGTTTTCCTTCGCTTTCTCAGATCATGGAACTCCAACTTTCTCGCGTCCCAAACACCTCCTATATCCTCGTTAACGGATCAAACCTAATTATCATCGAAATACCAGGCCAATCAAATTAACTACTCAAAATATTTCTGTCTGAGAATCAGGCTGGTCATAAAAACCATCCAAACCACCCAACCGTCATGGACTCCACTGAAACAACCACCACCACAAAGTCGTCATCGACGTCCtcgaaaaacaacaaaataagcaGGAGGAAGAGGTTCTTGATGTGTTTCCGACCGGCCAACATCGACGGTTTTGTCCGACCAAGAGGTGGCATAAATGGTtcagaagatgatgatgatcttTTCAAGTACATgtctacgggcaagaaagaagCCGCCGTGTTCCCGGAATTTTCACCGACATCTTTGTCGGAGGACGATcaggaagacgaagaagaatATAGTGGTCCCCGGCCGAAAAGATTTGGCAGCCGTAGGATTTCTCGTGCCTTGAAGGCCGTTCTATGCGACGCTTCATTGGTATAAGGATTCAAGAGCTTTAGATTTTTCCttccaaaatttaatattaaaatgttattgctttgttttccattttttttggtaatatataatttggttattattttAACAGACAAAGGGTCttggaaagaaaaaattgtttccgcaaaaatcttcaaactcGTTGATGAGCGATTTCTATACAAGAGACTATGAGTCGTCGGATCGATCAAGAATGATGAGCCGGGTTCCATCATCTCTATCAGTATCCTCTGCCGCCGTTTACATTGCACCTCCAATGTGCGGTAACTGCGGTTCACAATTAGCAAACTCAGcagtgaataataataataataacaataataataacaacaacatgaATTCAAGAAATATTACGACAGAGAGGATAAGGTCG includes the following:
- the LOC107430350 gene encoding uncharacterized protein LOC107430350, which gives rise to MDSTETTTTTKSSSTSSKNNKISRRKRFLMCFRPANIDGFVRPRGGINGSEDDDDLFKYMSTGKKEAAVFPEFSPTSLSEDDQEDEEEYSGPRPKRFGSRRISRALKAVLCDASLTKGLGKKKLFPQKSSNSLMSDFYTRDYESSDRSRMMSRVPSSLSVSSAAVYIAPPMCGNCGSQLANSAVNNNNNNNNNNNNMNSRNITTERIRSFGSNSFVWRQTNDNNVEGAEEKRLCYASNRGLCLMVLSLLALITCGKICAIFCTSTWLFCIPFWAGRQARASEKPAEMDSAEYKKRFDRVLIDRASQ